The nucleotide sequence ATTTCATATCCTTTATCGCGCCATGTCGGCTGATAACACTTCCGTCCTGGGATATGCTTCTTCGAAGGACGGCTTTACTATCGATGAGCGCTTGCCCCAACCGGTTTATGTTCCCCGCGAAGATTTTGAAAAAAAAGGCGTGCCGGGAGGGAATTCCGGCTGCGAAGATCCGCGCTTGATGAAATTCGGCGACCGCATCTATATGCTTTACACCGCTTTTAACGGAGCCATTCCTCCGGGCATAGCCATTACCTCGATCTCCCGCGATGATTTTCTGGCCAAGCGCTGGAATTGGGGAAAACCAGAAGTAATCTCGGGCGCGGGCAAAGACAATAAAGACGCGGTTATTTTTCCGGAAAAGATCAAAGGCAAATATTATATCCTGCATCGCCTGAACAATGGCATTGATATCCATTCCCGCGATGATCTGAATTTTGAGCGGAACGAATTGAGCGAGGAAACCGGCTGGGCTGAACCGAGGGCCGGCAAATTCGATAGCCGCAAGATCGGCATCAACGGCGTGCCGATCAAAACCAAATACGGCTGGCTGGCGCTTTACCACGGCGTTTCCGACGAAGACAGTTCCTACCGCTTCGGCGCCTTTCTTTTGGATCTGGATAATCCGGAAGAAATATTGGCGCGCACGGAAAATCATATTTTTGAGCCGGTGAAAGATTATGAAAAAAGCGGCCAAGTCCACAATGTGGTTTTCTCCTGCGGTTCGGTCTTGCGCGGCGACACGATCTTCGTTTATTACGGCGGCGGCGATACCACCTTGAACGTCGCCACTGTTTCGCTGAAAAAATTATTGGCCGAGCTTTATGCCAGCTGCCATGGCTGTGCTTGGTAATGGATAATACTAATTCCACGAATCTAAAAAAATAATTTTTCAGTAATAAAAAAGGAGATGTGATGAACATCTCTTTTTTATTGCTTTTTTATTGCTTTTTTATTATCAAGCGAAGCGAGCGAAATAATCCCCGCATTTTGCGGGGGATTATTTCCGAGCGAGCGCCGATAAGATTGGTTATCAAGCGAAGCGAGCGAAATGATCCCGCGCCTCGCAGGGATCATTTCCGAGCGAGCGATGATAAATACTTCGTCCGGCGGCACGCGAAGATACCTTTTAGAAAAGATGGGTGCAGGACTCTGCCCTGCGGTTGAATACCATTTATTACTTGGTGACCAGCGGAACAAAAACAAACCCGGGGAATTCTTTAATGGCTATTTTGCCGTTGGTTTTCACCGCTCTGATAATGGAATTATTTACCGGGCAAACCAATATTCCGCCTTCAGCTAGTTGCGCGATCAATTCGCGCGGCAGCTCGGTTCCGGCGGCCGAGACCAGAATGCGGTCAAAAGGTTTTTCCCGGGCAAACCCCAATACTTCAGTCGCTTTAACAAGATGAATATTAGGACGGGAAGATAAAATTTTTCTCGAACTCTCCACCAGACTGTCGATCATTTCCACTCCGTAAATTTCAGAATTGCCGGATATTTCGCTCAATAATTCCAGAACATATCCCGAACCGCTGCCCACTTCCATGATTTTTTGTTCATCTGCTATTTTCAGCAGAGCGAGCATAAAGGCGATGGTGGAAGGCTGGGAGATTGTGGCGCCGTGCCCCAGCGGGAAAGCCTCGTCATCGTAAGCGAATTTTTTGAATTTTTCGGGAAAGAATTTTTCCCGGTCCACTGCCGCGAAAGCAGCCGCTATTTTATCGGAAAATCCTTTTTCCTTCAATTTTTGAAGTAACTGATCTTTATTCATAAAATTTCAACTTGAGAGAAATCCTTGCCGTAAATATCAAAAAACTTGGGCCGTAAAAACTTCCAATTTCACATTAGGGTCATTTTTGTAGCAATCGGGCGGCAAGCCGGCTTTCTGAAAACAAAGCTGGCTCAAAAATTCTTCTAAGCCCCAGCCGGTTTCAACCGCCACTTGGGGCAAAAACACTCCTTTGTTCCGTCCGCGGGAAACAATTACGCCATCTTGGCCTAATTTTATTTCTTGCCAATTTTTTATTTCTTTCGGTTCGGACAAAACGCTGATCTCGTAATCCAGTTCGGACAATTCTTCGGCGCTTACCGGCTCAAAGCGATTATCTTCGGTCGCGGCCGCGATCGCCATCGATCTGACATTTTCCCAAAGCGGTTTGCCGGTCGAAATGATCAAGCCGATACAGCCTCTTAACTCGCCTTTTTTATTGATCGTCACAAAAACCCCCTCCGGCCTTTTTAACCGTTCGTCAGTTATTTTAAAATCCGTGATCTTTCCGTCCTTAACAAAATTTTCTACCGAAATTTTGGCAATATTTCGCAATTCTTCCCGTTGCTCTTTATTCAAAAAGGCCTCGCTCATAATATTTTTAATTTGTCCCGAGGCAAGCTCGGGATGCCGATTTTACATCGGCATAATTTTTAATTTGTAATTGAAAATGCGACCGCCCCATAGCCCACCACCGATTCTTTGTCGCCGATCGGCACATCGCCGCTATTGGCGTACTTTAAGATTTTCGCTTGCCAGCTTCGTTTATCGGCTAAGTCCATTCCTGTTTTTACCGCCTCCCAGCCGCAAAGCAGGGTTTCTTCGCCCGCGACTCCCGATGCCATTATCGCCGAAATATGTTTATCTAATTCGCCGATTATTCCCTGTTCGATCAAGGCTAAAGTCTTTTGATCGATCCGCTGGGCGTCTTGGTAGGCGGGATAATGCGACATATCGGAACTGATTACCAGCAAATCATCTTTGGTTAATGTTGTCTCCAGAGCGTCAGCTAACTGCCGATAGTTATCATTTTCCATATTACCCAAAGCGATCGGCACAATCTTGAAACCGGGCGTTAAAACAGTTTGCAGCCAGGGCAATTGCACTTCGATCATATGATCCTGGTCATGGATCGAACCGAGGATCTTTATTTTTTTCTCCTTGGCGATAAGTTTAGCCGCAAATTCTCGGTCAACTTCAATGTCTCCCAATGGCGTTTGCCAAGCGTCATGATCATCGATCACTGCCCCGTTAAAATAAGAAGTGTGGGAACTGCCGATCAGCACCACCGTTCTGAATTTCCGTCCGGCGATCGCCTGATAGGCATAAGCCGCCACCGGTCCGCTAAAATTATAACCGGCATGCGGCACCATGATCGCGCGTATTTTATCGCTTGGCGCCTTCGGTTTGGCCGCTGCCAAGTATTTTTTTATTTTTTGCGCCAGCGCTTGCGCCTCGGCCGGATAAAAACTTTCCGCCGCGGCCGGCTGCCTGATTGAATTTTCCATAACTTTCATATAAATCTGTTAAATATCCAATATCAAATAATAAATATCCAAAAAAATAATTAAATATTTAAATATTTTTTGGTTATTTATTATTGGTTATTTGTAAATATTTGTTCACCGCATTTAAGACATTTGCCGTTCTGATCAAACCGTTTTACTTGGTAATAAATCCGCTCAATGGCGAGCTCGCCGCAATTGGGGCAATAAGTATTATCTTTGTAGCCGGAAGCATAAACAAAATTTAATCCTGCCTCTTTGCCGATCTTATAAGCTTCTGCCAAAATTTCCCGGCTGGTTTCCGGCAACTCTTTTAATTTCCAGGAAATTTCCGGGGAAAAACGGGATAAATGCCAGGGCGTGTCCTTGCCCAATTCCTTGGCGATAAATTCCGCGATTTTTTTAAGCATCGCCAGATTATCGGAAAGCGTCGGGATCACCAGCGTAGTAATTTCCAGATGAACGCCTTTTTTTCCGGCTCCGTCAGAGTCTCGCGCAGCGGACTCTGACGCGATTCTCTTCAGATTTTCCAGGATCGGTTCGACCCGGGCATGGCATACTTTATTATAAAACGGATCTGCCATTGATTTCAAATCAATATTGGCCGCGTCCAGATAAGGAATAATTGCCTCAAGACAGTCAGGCGACATAAAACCATTGGAGACCCAGATGTTTTTTAATTTCTCCGCCCTGGCCAATTTCATAATATCCAAAGCATATTCAGTAAAAATGGTCGGCTCATTATAAGTATAGGCGATCGATTGGCACTGGGCGCGCTCGGCCCCGGCGATAATTTCCTCGGGCGCGACAAATGGCAATTTTGTCTTATCTAATTTTGATTGGGTAATCTCATAATTATGGCAATTGGCGCAGCGGAAATTGCAGCCCAAAGTGCCCACCGAAAAAGCCGAAGAGCCGGGCAAGAAATGATAGAGCGGTTTTTTCTCGATCGGGTCGATATTGATCGCCGCCGGCCGGCCGTAAACCAAAGAATATAATTCACCGCCGATATTTTTCCGCGCCGTGCAAATTCCCACGTTATCCGGCAGGATATGGCAAAAGTGATTACAAAGCCGGCAATCAACCGCGTTGTCCGATGACTTTTGATAAAACTTCGCTTGGATTAAATGATTTTCCATAAAAATTTATGGCAGGAACGCAAAATCTTGCGTTCCTACCCTCTATTTTATGCGCCTCTGGTTTTGTCGTCAAATCAAATAAAAAGGCCCCGTAACATGATAGTCGCGGGGCTGTTATACTTCCCTTTCTATTGTTATGAATTTTTATCGCACCATTCTCTCGCATTCTGAAACATCTTTAGCCAGGGCGAGGCCTTCCATTTCTTATCTAAGGTCTCGGGCAACCAGGCCCACTGCCATTTCAGAAACGCCCGTTCCGGATGCGGCATCATTCCCGTATGCCTGCCGTCCGGGGTGCAGAACCCGGCAATTGCTCTGGGTGAACCATTGGGACTGAACGGATAACGCTGTGCCGGTCGACCCTTGTCGTCAATATAGACTATAGGGACGAGTCCTTCCTGGAATGCTTTGGGTATCAAGGTTTTATCCGGGAAAAACACTTTGCCTTCCCCGTGTGCGACCCAGACGCCCAGAATGGAATTTTCCATACCTCTGGTCAAGATCGACTTACTCTTAAGGATTTTGATCATTGACCAGGTCGACTCGAACTTCTTGGAATCATTTTGCACCAATCGTGGCTGCATTTCATCCGACAATCCCGGCCAAGGCATTATGCCCAGTAAGGTATCGCGCTGAAAACCATTGCAGACGCCCAGACTTAGGGTGTCGGGCCGAGCGTAAAACCTTTGCGTCATCTCCCAAACTTCGGGATTGAAGCGCGTTTTTGCCGCCCAGCCTTTGGCGCTTTCCGGAACATCAGTATGGGAAAATCCTCCGACATCCAGATTGAACCTGAACTCATCCAGATTGACTTTGCCTTTCATCATGTCAGTCATGGCCGCGTCAGTCGTTTCAAATCCGGCCTCGAAACAGGCGGAAGTCATTTCGCGGTCGCCGTTACTGCCTTCCTCCCGCAGGATGATTGCCTTCGGCTTTTTGGCCCGTACCAGAATTTCCGGAGCCGTCGGTCGCGGCGCGAATCCCAGATGATACTTCGGCTTACGGCGTTCAAAGATATTCTCTTTTTCCGCGTCAGCCGTATCCGGATTCGACTGCAACCGCTTCAGCTGATAAGAAGTTTCCTCCCACCAGCTGCGCATGACCGGCATTCTTTCTTCAAGAATATTTCTGCCGTCCTGCTTGATCAGGATCTCTTTGCGCTTTCTGGTTTCGCCCAAGACGATCGAGCTAACGCCCCGGTCGCCCAAAATCTCAATCGTTTTTTGCAGATTTTTTTCATGGCATT is from Patescibacteria group bacterium and encodes:
- the pcm gene encoding protein-L-isoaspartate O-methyltransferase, yielding MNKDQLLQKLKEKGFSDKIAAAFAAVDREKFFPEKFKKFAYDDEAFPLGHGATISQPSTIAFMLALLKIADEQKIMEVGSGSGYVLELLSEISGNSEIYGVEMIDSLVESSRKILSSRPNIHLVKATEVLGFAREKPFDRILVSAAGTELPRELIAQLAEGGILVCPVNNSIIRAVKTNGKIAIKEFPGFVFVPLVTK
- the amrA gene encoding AmmeMemoRadiSam system protein A; this encodes MSEAFLNKEQREELRNIAKISVENFVKDGKITDFKITDERLKRPEGVFVTINKKGELRGCIGLIISTGKPLWENVRSMAIAAATEDNRFEPVSAEELSELDYEISVLSEPKEIKNWQEIKLGQDGVIVSRGRNKGVFLPQVAVETGWGLEEFLSQLCFQKAGLPPDCYKNDPNVKLEVFTAQVF
- the amrB gene encoding AmmeMemoRadiSam system protein B — translated: MENSIRQPAAAESFYPAEAQALAQKIKKYLAAAKPKAPSDKIRAIMVPHAGYNFSGPVAAYAYQAIAGRKFRTVVLIGSSHTSYFNGAVIDDHDAWQTPLGDIEVDREFAAKLIAKEKKIKILGSIHDQDHMIEVQLPWLQTVLTPGFKIVPIALGNMENDNYRQLADALETTLTKDDLLVISSDMSHYPAYQDAQRIDQKTLALIEQGIIGELDKHISAIMASGVAGEETLLCGWEAVKTGMDLADKRSWQAKILKYANSGDVPIGDKESVVGYGAVAFSITN
- the amrS gene encoding AmmeMemoRadiSam system radical SAM enzyme gives rise to the protein MENHLIQAKFYQKSSDNAVDCRLCNHFCHILPDNVGICTARKNIGGELYSLVYGRPAAINIDPIEKKPLYHFLPGSSAFSVGTLGCNFRCANCHNYEITQSKLDKTKLPFVAPEEIIAGAERAQCQSIAYTYNEPTIFTEYALDIMKLARAEKLKNIWVSNGFMSPDCLEAIIPYLDAANIDLKSMADPFYNKVCHARVEPILENLKRIASESAARDSDGAGKKGVHLEITTLVIPTLSDNLAMLKKIAEFIAKELGKDTPWHLSRFSPEISWKLKELPETSREILAEAYKIGKEAGLNFVYASGYKDNTYCPNCGELAIERIYYQVKRFDQNGKCLKCGEQIFTNNQ
- a CDS encoding phosphoribosylformylglycinamidine synthase subunit PurQ, whose product is PVKMLISPEAGARMAVGESITNIMGALISDLADIKSSGNWMWAPKLPGEGSALYRAVLAAEEVMIKLGVAIDGGKDSLAMATKILGEWIKSLRQLVVSNYVTMPDIRRVVTPDIKKPGESILLFLDLAQGKNRLGGSALLRVNKQIGNESPDMESPEQLKAAFAAVQELIRQNLMLSYHDRSDGGLITAFSEMAFAGDCGLKIDLRDDKSALGYLFAEELGAVLECHEKNLQKTIEILGDRGVSSIVLGETRKRKEILIKQDGRNILEERMPVMRSWWEETSYQLKRLQSNPDTADAEKENIFERRKPKYHLGFAPRPTAPEILVRAKKPKAIILREEGSNGDREMTSACFEAGFETTDAAMTDMMKGKVNLDEFRFNLDVGGFSHTDVPESAKGWAAKTRFNPEVWEMTQRFYARPDTLSLGVCNGFQRDTLLGIMPWPGLSDEMQPRLVQNDSKKFESTWSMIKILKSKSILTRGMENSILGVWVAHGEGKVFFPDKTLIPKAFQEGLVPIVYIDDKGRPAQRYPFSPNGSPRAIAGFCTPDGRHTGMMPHPERAFLKWQWAWLPETLDKKWKASPWLKMFQNAREWCDKNS